One Synechococcus sp. PROS-9-1 DNA window includes the following coding sequences:
- a CDS encoding AI-2E family transporter: MNARTLLIALTSILLTLLLWQLRWVLLILFGAVVLAVALDVPIQKLIQRFRLKRPVALLLVLVILFLGGTLVVQLLLPELLGQFEQLTALLPNLIDKIKSIIATQPSLAELNISPSESLSWTGIQPVGAQLLGYAGGAANGLIQVLLMSLLAILLALDPNSHRQMLIAVSPRPARAQVTELLDRCRDALGGWLAGMTISATAVFLLTWTGLAILGVPLALLSGLVCGLLTFVPTIGPTAATLLPMGIALLISPTLMVQVLVLRLALQNLEAFVLTPVLLSRTVNLLPTVALTAQLSLGALLGLPGVLLALPLVVVLQVIMQQVVIRQIMDRWELPPVLPSRAAELEGSSITVENR, from the coding sequence ATGAACGCTCGCACCCTGCTGATTGCCCTCACATCCATCCTGCTCACACTGCTGTTGTGGCAGCTGCGCTGGGTGCTGCTGATTCTGTTCGGAGCCGTCGTGTTGGCCGTGGCACTCGACGTTCCGATTCAGAAGTTGATACAACGCTTCAGGCTCAAACGGCCCGTTGCGCTGTTGCTGGTTCTGGTGATCCTGTTCCTCGGCGGAACCTTGGTGGTTCAGCTCCTCCTCCCAGAACTGCTGGGTCAATTTGAACAACTCACCGCCCTGTTACCCAATCTGATCGACAAAATCAAATCGATCATCGCCACGCAACCAAGCCTGGCAGAGCTGAACATCAGTCCCTCTGAATCGCTTAGCTGGACAGGGATTCAGCCCGTTGGAGCACAGCTTCTTGGTTATGCCGGTGGTGCTGCAAATGGCTTGATTCAGGTGCTCCTGATGAGTCTGCTGGCGATTCTGCTCGCGCTGGATCCCAATTCTCATCGGCAGATGCTGATCGCCGTGAGTCCACGCCCTGCACGGGCTCAGGTCACGGAATTGCTGGATCGCTGCCGTGACGCTCTTGGCGGATGGCTTGCCGGCATGACCATTTCAGCAACCGCGGTGTTTCTCCTCACCTGGACAGGACTCGCCATCCTTGGTGTGCCTTTGGCCCTGCTCAGCGGCTTGGTGTGTGGCTTGCTCACCTTTGTCCCCACGATTGGGCCTACAGCCGCAACGCTTTTGCCGATGGGGATTGCCCTTCTGATCTCCCCAACCCTGATGGTGCAGGTTTTGGTCTTGCGGCTTGCACTGCAAAACCTCGAAGCTTTTGTCTTGACGCCTGTGCTGCTCAGTCGGACGGTGAATCTCTTGCCAACGGTGGCCTTGACCGCCCAATTAAGCCTGGGAGCCCTGCTCGGACTGCCAGGCGTGCTGCTCGCGTTACCGCTGGTGGTGGTGCTTCAAGTGATCATGCAGCAAGTGGTGATCAGGCAAATCATGGATCGCTGGGAGTTACCCCCCGTATTGCCATCCCGTGCTGCTGAGCTCGAGGGCAGCAGCATCACGGTGGAGAATCGCTGA
- a CDS encoding flavin reductase family protein: protein MSLDLDAKKTLLRKIPHGLFICGVAEGDQVNGFTASWVTQGSFDPPLVVMAVRADSTSNGMIQRTRRFSLNVLAADQKDLAAVFFKPQQAVGGRFDAAPFTTGELGLPILKDALGAVECELVGELAHGDHTVFLGEVKSAILHRDAAALELSSTGWQYGG from the coding sequence ATGTCGCTTGATCTCGACGCCAAGAAAACCCTCCTTAGGAAAATCCCCCATGGCTTGTTCATCTGTGGTGTTGCAGAAGGGGATCAAGTCAACGGGTTCACCGCTAGTTGGGTGACTCAGGGATCGTTCGATCCCCCCCTTGTTGTGATGGCTGTTCGTGCCGACAGCACCAGCAACGGCATGATTCAACGCACGCGCCGCTTCTCCCTCAACGTATTGGCAGCCGATCAGAAGGATCTGGCCGCTGTGTTTTTCAAGCCTCAGCAAGCGGTTGGCGGACGCTTTGATGCAGCACCATTCACAACGGGCGAGCTCGGTTTACCGATCCTTAAGGACGCCCTCGGTGCCGTGGAGTGTGAGCTCGTGGGTGAACTTGCCCATGGCGATCACACCGTGTTTCTGGGGGAAGTGAAATCAGCGATTCTCCACCGTGATGCTGCTGCCCTCGAGCTCAGCAGCACGGGATGGCAATACGGGGGGTAA
- the secF gene encoding protein translocase subunit SecF, protein MAVSSPTGQERPLRFPLSRQRRKVWLISVIVLLISTLGLVLSWTNPQIRSPLRPGLDFTGGTQIQLERVCGDRCQDIRAIDIQQKLESLALTSEASDQDSDTLPNLAAVRVQLLDRGESVVLRMPALSASQGQAVIEAVEPIAGPFEVGGQSVDTIGPSLGGQLLRSSLISLLVAFAGIAVYISVRYDGRYAVLALVALGHDVLIVCGCFAWLGLMSGLEVDSLFAVSLLTIAGYSVNDTVVVFDRIRERQREDSDLPLDAQVDRAVSATLTRTLYTSGTTLLPLLGLILFGGSTLFWFAVALAIGVIVGSWSSIALAPSLLSIWPRQRTAGA, encoded by the coding sequence ATGGCTGTGTCCTCCCCAACTGGTCAAGAACGCCCTTTGCGTTTTCCTCTGAGCCGTCAACGGCGAAAAGTTTGGTTGATCTCCGTGATTGTGCTGTTGATCAGCACGCTTGGTTTAGTGCTGAGCTGGACCAATCCTCAGATTCGCTCTCCTTTAAGGCCTGGACTCGATTTCACAGGTGGAACCCAAATCCAGCTTGAGCGCGTGTGCGGAGATCGTTGCCAAGACATCAGGGCAATCGATATCCAGCAGAAGCTTGAAAGCCTCGCTTTAACTTCTGAAGCAAGCGATCAAGACTCCGACACCCTGCCTAATCTCGCTGCAGTTCGGGTTCAGCTGCTCGACAGGGGTGAATCGGTGGTCTTGCGCATGCCAGCGTTGTCCGCTTCACAGGGGCAGGCCGTAATTGAGGCTGTCGAGCCCATTGCTGGTCCCTTTGAAGTGGGTGGCCAATCGGTCGACACCATTGGTCCAAGCCTTGGGGGGCAATTGCTGCGCAGCAGCTTGATCTCTTTGCTGGTGGCGTTTGCTGGCATCGCTGTTTACATCAGCGTCCGCTACGACGGGCGTTATGCCGTTTTGGCACTCGTGGCCTTAGGCCATGACGTGTTGATTGTTTGTGGTTGCTTCGCCTGGCTTGGATTGATGAGCGGGTTGGAAGTCGACAGTTTGTTTGCCGTTTCACTCCTCACCATCGCCGGCTATTCGGTGAATGACACCGTGGTGGTGTTTGATCGCATCCGCGAACGCCAACGTGAAGACAGTGACCTACCCCTGGATGCTCAGGTGGATCGTGCCGTTTCCGCGACTCTTACCCGCACTCTGTACACCAGTGGCACCACCTTGCTACCTCTCTTGGGTCTGATTCTGTTTGGTGGATCCACCTTGTTTTGGTTTGCAGTGGCGCTTGCGATTGGCGTGATTGTGGGCAGCTGGTCGAGTATTGCTCTGGCCCCTTCCCTTCTCAGTATTTGGCCCAGACAACGCACGGCGGGTGCCTGA
- the secD gene encoding protein translocase subunit SecD: MARQQGWFALILALAIAAGSVLTSFPLQLGLDLRGGSQLTLEVQPAGEITKVKAEQLEAVKAVLDRRVNGLGVAESTLQTVGDNQLVLQLPGVTDPSRAARVLGSTALLEFRSQKPGSEDELRSLIQLRAQLKSVLALNESKDPSEAADQDDGPTREQLAKAQKELGLEGTADSEQEQLEQLLARANEQIVERFDPAELTGKDLVTAGRQQQQNGNSWEVTLTFNREGGDKFAELTRSIAGTGRLLGIVLDGRPISEASVGDQFKAAGITGGSAVITGNFSAEEARDLEVQLRGGSLPLPVEILEVRTIGPSLGAENVRRSLIAALAGLVLVAIFMLLVYRLAGVVAVLALSLYALFNLASYALIPVTLTLPGTAGFILSIGMAVDANVLIFERIKDELRRGNTLIRSIETGFSQAFSSIVDGHITTLISCAALFFLGTGLVKGFAATLGIGVLLSLFTALTCTRTLLRFLMGYQSLRRPTNFLPAGQLPSSAA, translated from the coding sequence ATGGCCCGTCAACAGGGGTGGTTCGCCCTCATCCTCGCTCTAGCTATCGCTGCTGGATCCGTTCTCACAAGCTTCCCTCTTCAGTTGGGGCTTGATCTGCGCGGAGGTAGCCAGCTCACCCTGGAAGTGCAGCCAGCGGGTGAGATCACCAAAGTGAAAGCTGAGCAGCTTGAAGCCGTGAAGGCCGTGCTGGATCGACGCGTCAATGGTTTAGGTGTCGCCGAATCCACCCTCCAGACCGTGGGCGATAACCAACTGGTCTTGCAGCTTCCAGGAGTGACCGATCCATCCAGAGCAGCGCGGGTGCTTGGCAGTACAGCGTTGCTGGAGTTTCGGTCACAGAAGCCTGGTTCAGAAGACGAATTACGCAGCTTGATTCAACTCAGAGCACAGTTGAAAAGCGTGCTGGCGTTGAACGAAAGCAAGGATCCATCAGAGGCAGCCGATCAAGACGATGGACCTACTCGTGAGCAGTTGGCGAAGGCCCAAAAAGAGTTGGGTCTGGAAGGCACTGCTGATTCTGAGCAAGAGCAGTTGGAACAGCTACTCGCTCGTGCCAACGAACAAATTGTGGAACGGTTCGATCCGGCGGAGCTCACCGGTAAGGATCTCGTCACCGCCGGGCGCCAACAGCAGCAAAACGGCAACAGCTGGGAAGTGACGCTCACCTTCAATCGAGAGGGGGGTGACAAATTTGCAGAGCTCACCCGTTCGATCGCAGGCACCGGGCGTCTGCTCGGCATCGTGTTGGATGGTCGTCCCATCAGCGAAGCCAGCGTGGGTGACCAATTCAAAGCCGCTGGTATTACCGGTGGCTCTGCTGTGATCACAGGCAATTTCAGCGCTGAGGAAGCCCGGGACCTTGAGGTGCAGCTGCGTGGGGGCTCCCTGCCTCTTCCTGTTGAAATTCTTGAGGTGCGCACGATCGGTCCCAGTCTTGGTGCTGAAAATGTGCGTCGCAGCCTGATTGCCGCACTTGCGGGCCTGGTGTTGGTGGCCATTTTCATGCTGCTCGTCTATCGACTTGCAGGGGTGGTGGCTGTGTTGGCACTCAGTCTTTATGCCTTGTTCAACCTGGCGTCCTACGCGCTGATACCGGTCACCCTCACGCTGCCTGGAACGGCAGGGTTCATTCTCAGTATTGGTATGGCGGTGGATGCCAACGTGTTGATTTTTGAGCGCATCAAAGACGAATTACGCCGAGGCAACACCTTGATCCGCTCGATCGAAACTGGGTTCTCTCAAGCCTTCTCCTCGATCGTTGATGGTCACATCACCACGCTGATTAGTTGCGCTGCGTTGTTCTTCCTCGGGACGGGTCTGGTGAAAGGTTTTGCGGCAACGCTGGGAATCGGTGTTCTGCTCAGCCTGTTCACGGCACTGACATGTACGCGCACGCTTTTGCGCTTCTTGATGGGCTATCAATCGCTGCGCCGCCCAACCAATTTTCTGCCCGCAGGGCAGCTGCCTTCCTCCGCTGCTTGA
- a CDS encoding pyruvate dehydrogenase complex E1 component subunit beta, producing MAGTLLFNALREAIDEEMARDPHVCVMGEDVGQYGGSYKVTKDLYEKYGELRVLDTPIAENSFTGMAVGAAMTGLRPIVEGMNMGFLLLAFNQISNNMGMLRYTSGGNFTIPTVVRGPGGVGRQLGAEHSQRLEAYFHAVPGIKIVACSTPTNAKGLMKAAIRDNNPVLFFEHVLLYNLTEELPEGDYTCALDQADLVKEGSDVTILTYSRMRHHCLKAVEQLEADGISVELIDLISLKPFDMETIARSIRKTHRVIVVEECMKTGGIGAELIALITEHCFDDLDARPIRLSSQDIPTPYNGNLENLTIIQPHQIVETAQAIVRTGL from the coding sequence GTGGCAGGGACTCTTCTCTTCAACGCACTTCGTGAGGCCATCGACGAGGAGATGGCCCGAGATCCCCACGTTTGCGTGATGGGTGAAGACGTCGGCCAATACGGCGGCTCTTACAAAGTCACCAAGGATCTTTACGAGAAATACGGAGAATTACGCGTCCTCGACACGCCGATTGCTGAAAACAGTTTTACGGGGATGGCTGTTGGTGCAGCGATGACGGGCTTAAGGCCAATCGTGGAAGGCATGAACATGGGCTTCTTGCTTTTGGCGTTCAATCAGATCTCCAACAACATGGGGATGCTGCGCTACACCAGTGGCGGCAATTTCACCATTCCCACCGTGGTGCGTGGTCCAGGTGGCGTGGGTCGTCAGCTAGGGGCTGAACATAGTCAGCGCCTTGAGGCCTATTTTCATGCCGTTCCTGGCATCAAGATCGTTGCTTGCAGCACGCCCACCAATGCCAAGGGGCTGATGAAGGCTGCGATTCGCGACAACAACCCAGTGCTCTTTTTTGAGCATGTGTTGCTGTACAACCTCACAGAAGAGCTTCCAGAAGGGGATTACACCTGCGCTCTTGATCAAGCCGATCTGGTGAAAGAGGGCAGTGACGTCACGATCCTGACCTACTCACGCATGCGTCACCATTGCTTGAAAGCTGTCGAGCAGCTTGAAGCGGATGGCATCAGTGTTGAGTTGATCGACTTGATCAGCCTCAAGCCCTTCGATATGGAAACGATCGCCCGCTCGATCCGTAAAACCCATCGGGTGATTGTGGTTGAGGAGTGCATGAAGACCGGCGGGATTGGTGCAGAACTGATTGCCTTGATCACCGAGCATTGCTTCGACGATCTCGATGCCCGGCCCATTCGCTTGTCCAGCCAGGACATTCCCACGCCTTACAACGGCAATCTTGAAAATCTGACGATTATTCAGCCCCACCAAATTGTGGAAACGGCTCAGGCCATCGTGCGCACGGGGCTCTGA
- a CDS encoding DUF3082 domain-containing protein — MSGSEIQTPEAPSKRKKGPISFLSGSLTSLLMSWLSLKLSTGMVTYFANRPSTFSSPTAQSIASALKTLLIGMCFLGTFSCAFIGIGLFLVFLRSLFTGKEPDAV, encoded by the coding sequence ATGAGTGGTAGTGAGATCCAGACGCCAGAGGCGCCTTCAAAGCGCAAGAAGGGGCCGATCAGTTTCCTTTCGGGCTCTCTCACAAGTTTGTTGATGAGCTGGCTCAGTCTCAAATTGAGCACAGGGATGGTGACCTATTTCGCAAACCGTCCATCCACGTTTAGTTCTCCCACCGCTCAAAGCATTGCCTCTGCCTTGAAGACGTTGTTGATCGGCATGTGTTTTCTAGGCACATTCAGTTGTGCCTTTATTGGGATTGGGCTGTTCCTTGTGTTTCTTCGCAGTCTTTTCACAGGCAAAGAACCTGATGCTGTCTAG
- the ispE gene encoding 4-(cytidine 5'-diphospho)-2-C-methyl-D-erythritol kinase, whose protein sequence is MTATVRVTAPAKINLHLEVLGQRSDGFHELAMVMQSIDLADQLDCSNSADGLIQLSCDQPGLSCGSDNLVMRAAELLRQRSGFNELGAHLHLRKRIPIGAGLAGGSSDGAAALLALNTLWGLGHTEDSLRAMAAELGSDMPFCLAGGIQLCFGRGECLETVHDAAQSLGVVLVKDPSVSVSTPWAYGECRRLKGEHYLSGEEAFAQRRQDLRAASWLHPLRAAEPPPLRNDLQNVVAPQTASVRTALRLLQDLPGQLRTAMSGSGPSCFALFPNRLDADKALDAARDSFAQAGFDAWSCSFVGHGAKLMA, encoded by the coding sequence ATGACCGCCACCGTTCGCGTCACCGCTCCCGCCAAAATCAACCTCCATCTTGAGGTGCTCGGTCAGCGATCCGATGGGTTTCACGAATTGGCGATGGTGATGCAAAGCATCGACCTCGCTGATCAGTTGGACTGCTCCAACAGCGCTGATGGATTAATTCAACTGAGCTGTGACCAGCCCGGACTCAGTTGCGGCAGCGACAATTTGGTGATGCGTGCCGCCGAACTGCTCCGACAGCGGTCTGGTTTCAATGAGCTAGGCGCTCATCTGCATCTGCGCAAACGCATTCCCATTGGAGCTGGTCTTGCCGGAGGCTCCAGTGATGGTGCTGCAGCTCTACTAGCGCTTAATACGCTCTGGGGGCTCGGACATACCGAGGATTCTTTACGAGCCATGGCTGCTGAACTTGGCTCCGACATGCCGTTTTGTCTTGCCGGTGGGATTCAGCTCTGCTTCGGTCGAGGCGAATGTCTTGAAACCGTCCATGATGCAGCGCAATCTTTAGGTGTGGTGTTGGTGAAAGATCCCAGCGTCAGCGTTTCGACGCCCTGGGCCTATGGCGAGTGCCGTCGTCTCAAAGGCGAGCACTATTTGAGTGGTGAAGAGGCTTTTGCGCAACGGCGGCAGGATCTGCGTGCAGCGTCGTGGTTGCACCCTCTGCGAGCGGCTGAGCCACCTCCGCTTCGCAATGATTTGCAGAATGTGGTGGCACCTCAAACGGCCTCTGTGCGAACGGCCCTGCGTTTGCTCCAGGATCTTCCCGGGCAACTGAGAACAGCGATGAGTGGTTCTGGTCCTAGCTGCTTCGCCCTGTTCCCCAATCGACTTGATGCCGATAAGGCTTTGGATGCAGCCCGTGATTCCTTCGCGCAGGCAGGTTTTGACGCGTGGAGTTGTTCATTCGTGGGTCATGGCGCCAAGCTGATGGCATGA
- the rsmA gene encoding 16S rRNA (adenine(1518)-N(6)/adenine(1519)-N(6))-dimethyltransferase RsmA has translation MTFSGHKARKRFGQHWLINERVLDRIVEAAELQDGDRVLEVGPGRGALTERLLASPAAAIHAVELDRDLVAGLQQTFGSHPKFSLQEGDVLSVPLELSGGVSANKVVANIPYNITGPLLDRLIGRLDRPVDPPYQRLVLLVQHEVAQRIRARSGHSNFSALSVRMQLLGRCSHVCPVPPRCFQPPPKVQSEVICIDPFPAELRPTAALARGVERLLKMAFLSRRKMLRNTLAPVCSPDHLQSLAEEAGISLQQRPQDVAPEAWVALAKGLNQFDSAA, from the coding sequence ATGACCTTTTCAGGGCACAAGGCCCGCAAGCGTTTCGGCCAGCACTGGCTGATCAATGAGCGAGTGCTGGATCGAATCGTTGAGGCCGCCGAACTCCAGGACGGGGATCGCGTCCTGGAGGTGGGTCCTGGTCGCGGGGCTCTGACCGAACGTCTCTTGGCCTCCCCGGCAGCGGCCATCCATGCGGTGGAGCTTGACCGTGACCTCGTCGCTGGGCTTCAGCAGACCTTTGGAAGCCATCCAAAGTTTTCCCTGCAGGAGGGAGACGTGTTGTCCGTTCCCTTGGAGCTGTCTGGTGGGGTATCTGCCAACAAAGTTGTGGCCAATATTCCTTACAACATCACAGGCCCCTTGCTGGATCGTTTGATCGGTCGTCTCGACCGTCCTGTTGATCCCCCCTATCAACGACTGGTTTTGCTAGTTCAGCATGAGGTTGCTCAACGCATTCGTGCTCGCTCTGGGCACAGCAATTTCAGTGCCTTGAGTGTGCGCATGCAGTTGTTAGGACGTTGCAGCCACGTATGCCCTGTGCCCCCGCGCTGCTTTCAACCACCCCCCAAAGTGCAGTCGGAGGTGATCTGCATCGACCCTTTCCCTGCGGAGCTGCGTCCTACTGCTGCATTAGCCCGTGGGGTGGAGCGTCTACTGAAAATGGCTTTCTTGAGTCGCCGCAAAATGCTCCGCAACACCCTGGCCCCGGTGTGCTCTCCAGATCACTTGCAATCCTTGGCAGAAGAGGCCGGCATTAGCCTTCAACAACGACCCCAGGACGTGGCACCAGAAGCTTGGGTTGCCCTAGCGAAGGGTTTGAATCAATTCGACTCTGCTGCTTGA
- a CDS encoding uridine kinase has protein sequence MAKVPVVCITGPSAVGKTRFTLALAEALGAIEIEVLVICCDNYYKQHGQPHPRFGFDTLEAIDIHALRAELDQVTHHTASSLRTYDMSTRDVARKPLNQSYQLVLLEGAYGPQDLLDDGLITALFYLEAPLLLRMIRRLRRDRQERGRNPIQIIQHMLIHMIPGEWSFIRPLRLVSGLVINNPRQGQRAAIAFIQALITESSPR, from the coding sequence ATGGCAAAGGTTCCTGTGGTTTGCATCACTGGCCCTTCCGCAGTTGGGAAAACCAGGTTCACCCTTGCGCTAGCAGAAGCACTGGGCGCGATCGAGATTGAAGTGCTCGTGATCTGCTGCGACAACTACTACAAGCAGCATGGACAACCTCACCCACGCTTCGGATTTGACACGCTGGAGGCCATCGACATTCACGCGTTGCGAGCTGAGCTGGATCAGGTCACGCATCACACAGCAAGCAGCTTGCGCACCTACGACATGAGCACGCGTGATGTTGCTCGCAAACCCCTGAACCAGAGCTACCAACTTGTCTTGCTCGAAGGCGCCTATGGACCGCAAGACCTACTGGACGATGGCTTGATCACGGCGCTGTTCTATCTCGAAGCACCCTTACTGCTGCGCATGATTCGACGGCTAAGACGGGATCGACAAGAGCGAGGTCGCAATCCAATTCAGATCATCCAACACATGCTGATCCACATGATTCCTGGTGAATGGAGTTTTATCCGCCCACTGCGATTGGTCTCGGGGCTCGTCATCAACAACCCACGGCAGGGACAAAGGGCTGCGATTGCGTTCATCCAGGCCCTGATCACTGAATCCTCACCAAGGTGA
- a CDS encoding YraN family protein encodes MVESTSSCRVLLPHSQVRGAQAERYVKEILLRHGWRLLEHNWSCRYGEIDLLLTKQSFPNRRLLVVEVKARRRSGLDGWGLAAFHPAKRRRLARTVRCWQAANPWSEDSYFEVVLALVALPVQRHCVRWFRIDELDRVSR; translated from the coding sequence ATGGTTGAGAGCACATCGTCATGTCGTGTCTTGTTGCCACACTCTCAAGTGCGAGGAGCTCAAGCAGAGCGCTACGTCAAAGAGATTTTGCTGCGTCATGGATGGCGCTTGCTGGAACACAACTGGAGCTGTCGGTATGGAGAAATTGACCTGCTCTTGACGAAGCAGTCTTTCCCGAATCGTCGACTTTTGGTTGTTGAGGTGAAGGCGCGTCGCCGTTCAGGGTTGGATGGCTGGGGCCTTGCTGCGTTTCATCCAGCCAAACGGAGGCGTTTGGCCCGCACTGTGCGCTGCTGGCAGGCCGCTAACCCCTGGAGTGAGGACAGTTATTTCGAAGTCGTGCTGGCGCTCGTGGCACTTCCAGTGCAAAGGCATTGTGTGCGCTGGTTTCGCATCGACGAGCTCGATCGCGTGAGCCGGTGA
- a CDS encoding AAA family ATPase, whose product MRIAISGTHSQGKSTFVNDWTNRHHRYIREEEPFRALHDEGYDIRFRQESTRLHNGIQMYYNISRLMSYQQDSDCVIFDRCPVDYIAYSQYTANHRTTDINDKFVESLAARVRDSLQNLDLLIFLPITSEWPVAMENDGIRPIDLPYRDEVDSIFKQIYREQRFSVMPINNPPVLIELWGAREDRLNFLKQVIECEKNKRI is encoded by the coding sequence ATGCGCATCGCTATTAGTGGCACACATTCACAAGGGAAAAGCACATTCGTAAACGACTGGACTAATCGCCATCATCGCTACATTCGCGAAGAAGAACCGTTTCGAGCGTTGCATGATGAGGGCTATGACATTCGCTTTCGCCAAGAAAGCACGAGACTACATAATGGGATCCAGATGTACTACAACATCAGCAGACTAATGAGCTATCAGCAAGATAGTGACTGCGTTATTTTCGATCGATGCCCAGTTGATTACATTGCTTATTCGCAATACACTGCAAATCATAGAACGACCGACATCAATGATAAATTTGTTGAGTCATTAGCAGCAAGAGTTCGCGACTCACTTCAGAATCTTGATCTACTGATCTTTTTACCGATCACAAGTGAGTGGCCAGTTGCTATGGAAAATGATGGGATTCGTCCGATCGATCTCCCCTATCGCGATGAAGTTGATTCCATCTTCAAACAAATTTATAGGGAGCAACGATTCTCTGTGATGCCAATCAATAATCCACCAGTCTTGATTGAGCTTTGGGGCGCCAGAGAAGATCGCCTGAACTTCTTGAAACAGGTAATTGAATGCGAAAAGAACAAGCGGATCTAA
- a CDS encoding pentapeptide repeat-containing protein: protein MRLRLLAPLMVLWVMLALPIQPAFAAMDYAKQVLIGADFSNREMQGVTFNLTNLREADLSGSDLQGASLYGAKLQDANLSNSNLRDATLDSAVFDGTNLTNAVLEDAFAFNTRFINVTVEGADFTNVPLRADALKVLCANAEGVNPVTGRDTRETLGCS from the coding sequence ATGCGTTTGCGCTTATTGGCTCCGCTGATGGTTCTTTGGGTCATGCTGGCCTTGCCGATACAACCTGCATTTGCGGCCATGGATTATGCCAAGCAGGTGTTGATTGGAGCCGATTTTTCAAACCGGGAAATGCAAGGTGTGACGTTTAACCTCACCAACCTTCGAGAAGCCGATCTCTCTGGGAGTGATCTGCAGGGTGCAAGCCTCTACGGGGCCAAGCTCCAAGACGCCAATCTGAGCAACAGCAATCTTCGTGATGCCACGCTTGATTCAGCTGTCTTTGATGGAACCAACCTCACCAATGCGGTGCTTGAGGATGCGTTTGCTTTCAATACACGCTTCATCAACGTCACCGTTGAAGGCGCTGATTTCACCAATGTGCCTCTGCGAGCTGATGCGCTCAAGGTGCTGTGTGCCAACGCCGAAGGGGTTAACCCTGTGACCGGTCGAGACACTCGCGAAACCCTGGGCTGCTCATGA
- a CDS encoding 23S rRNA (pseudouridine(1915)-N(3))-methyltransferase RlmH, translating into MNPSRCRIITIGKVRKAWVQEGIELYLKRLPGLKIVELRDGNPEKEAESIRQTLRSDEWPVMLMEQGETLTSISFAERLSNLGSQRLAFVIGGADGLTAELKALAHWKLSLSPMTFPHELARLLLIEQLFRAQAIQQGSPYHRA; encoded by the coding sequence ATGAATCCATCTCGCTGCCGCATTATCACCATCGGAAAAGTTCGAAAGGCCTGGGTGCAGGAAGGAATCGAGCTCTATCTCAAACGCCTGCCTGGACTCAAGATCGTTGAGTTGCGTGATGGCAATCCCGAAAAAGAAGCTGAATCGATTCGTCAAACGCTCCGAAGCGATGAATGGCCTGTGATGTTGATGGAACAGGGTGAAACCCTGACGTCAATCAGCTTCGCTGAGCGGCTCAGCAACCTTGGATCGCAGCGACTTGCATTCGTGATTGGTGGTGCTGATGGCTTAACAGCTGAGCTGAAAGCCCTGGCCCATTGGAAGCTCAGCCTCTCACCGATGACATTCCCCCATGAGCTTGCAAGACTTCTCTTAATCGAGCAATTGTTCAGAGCCCAAGCCATCCAGCAAGGAAGTCCATATCACCGTGCCTAG